CGAGGTCGCCAGTGCGGCGCGTGTCGTATTCGCTGATCGGCAGGCGCAGCATCCGGCCGATAAGGCGCTTGCGGCTGGAGAGCACGACGCCCTCGCCTGTGCGCTGCAACAGGTAGTGCTGGTAGCCGGAAATCAGCCCGGTGGCGACGACGAGCCCGACCAGGATCCACACGAGGGCACCGAGTCCGGTGCCTTTCTCGACCACCGTGATGACCTGGCTGACCAGAAGTGGCTGCGCGAGCGAAGCCGCGGCGCCGAGGATGCTGAGCACGGTGACGAACGCGAGCACTTTCTTGTGCTCCATCAGGTACGGCATGAGCTGGCTGAACCGGGCGCGAGGCCCCTCGTCACCGTGTGATTTTGACCTGCGGATGCGTGTTGAAGAAGTTGACGTCACCACTCCATTCTCAGGGGTGCGATGGAGTGTGCGATGTCGTCGGCAGCAAGTAGTCTTTACTTTCGTGCCAGCACCAGACACTTCAGGGTCAACGAGCCCTTCGAGCGCCCCGTCAGCCCCGGTCATCAGCGCGACCAACCTGACCAAGAAGTATAAGGACTTCGCGGCCGTCGACGGGATCTCGTTCGAGATTGCGCCAGGTGAATCGTTCGGATTCCTCGGCCCGAATGGCGCAGGCAAATCGACGACCATGCGGATGATCGGGGCCGTGTCGACCCGCACGTCTGGCGACCTTTCCGTGATCGGGCTCGACCCGAACGAGTACGGGCCGGAGATCCGGTCGCAGCTCGGGGTGGTTCCGCAGGAAGACAACCTGGACTCCGAACTCAAGGTCAGGGACAACCTGATTGTGTACGGCCGCTACTTCGG
The Phycisphaeraceae bacterium DNA segment above includes these coding regions:
- a CDS encoding ABC transporter ATP-binding protein, whose protein sequence is MPAPDTSGSTSPSSAPSAPVISATNLTKKYKDFAAVDGISFEIAPGESFGFLGPNGAGKSTTMRMIGAVSTRTSGDLSVIGLDPNEYGPEIRSQLGVVPQEDNLDSELKVRDNLIVYGRYFGLPHSYLGPKADELLAFAQLTEKAKSRIDDLSGGMKRRLTIARALINNPRIMMLDEPTTGLDPQARHILWDRLFRLKEQGTTLVLTTHYMDEAEQLCDRLVVIDKGMIMAEGSPSALI